In Acidobacteriota bacterium, the genomic window CGGCAAGATCCAGGTGCCCATGCCCGGCGCCGACGACATCCGCGAATACGTGGAGCGGCTGGTGGCCGGCGAGCCCGACTTCGCCGCGCTGTGTGAGGTGGACGTGCCGACGCTGGCGGCCAAGCTGGTGGGGCTGAACCGCGTCCAGGTGCGCAACCTGGTGCTGCGGGCGGTGCGCAACCAGGAGAAGCTGACGCTCAAGTACCTGACGCGCCTCAAGAAGGAGACCATCGAGAAGGAGTCCATGGGGCGGCTGGAGTTCATCGAGTCGCGCCGCACCCTGGACGACGTGGCCGGCCATCACGAGGCCAAGCGCTGGCTGCGCGAGGACGCCCAGCTCATCCGGCGGGGCGTGGCCAACGCTCTCCCCATGGGCTACCTCATCACCGGCCGCATCGGCACCGGCAAAACGTGGCTCGTGGAGTGCTTTGCCGGCGAGTGCGGCATCCCCATGGTGGAGCTGAAGAACTTCCGCGAGAAGTGGGTGGGCGCCACCGAGGGGAACCTGGAGAAGATTTTCACCATCCTCCACGCCCTGGGGCAGGTGATGGTGTTTGTCGACGAGGCCGACCAGGCCACGGGCCGCCGCGGCGGCGGCGAGGGGGACTCAGGCCTGTCGGGCCGCGTGTATGGGATGCTGGCCAAGGAGATGGCCGACACGGCCAACCGCGGCCGGATTTTCTGGATCTTCGCCACCAGCCGACCCGACATGGTGGAGGTGGACCTCAAGCGTCAGGGCCGTCTCGACGTGCACATCCCGCTGTTTCCCCCCGTCGATCCCGCCGACAAACGGGAGCTGTTTCTGGCCATGGCCCGCAAGCTCCGGCTGGACTTGCGGCCCGAGGACATGCCCGAGCTTGCCTCCGATCAGCCGGTGAGCGGCAACGAGCTCGAGGGACTGCTGGTGCGCACCGTCCGCCGCCACGCCCTCCAGAGCAGCCCAGTCGTCCCGCCTGCGAGCAGCCCAGTCGTCCCGCCTGAGGGTAAACCCATCGCCCCGCCCCCCGCCGGCTCGATGAAATCCCTGGCCGAGATCCTCCGGGACGAAGTGGCCGGGTTCCGTCCGTCGGCCCACACGGCGCGCCTCGAGATGATGGACCTGCTGGCGGTGAAGGAGTGCACCGACGACCGGTTCCTCCCGCCGCGATTCCGGGAGCTCTCGCCCGAGGAGATCGATCGCCGCCTCGCCGCCCTCACCTTCGGCGGGAGATAACCGACCGATGGCCGGATTTTCCGAAACCGGTTGCGTTAGCTCCCGGATGCCCCAACACTGAGTGCGGGAAGGGCGGGATGAAGACGCGGTCTCACGGCGGTCAACGGATATTCCCCGCGGGGCGGGCGTGGATTCGCCGAAGCGGGCTGTTGGTGCTGGATGGCTGGGATCGGCTCCGGGGCCGGCGACCGCCCCTGCTGCCGCCGCGACGGCTGATGGAAGACGTGGGTTGGGGGGCGTTCCGCGAGTTCGGCGAGGCGTTCCTGGAACAGGCGCGGGAGCTGGGCGGACTGCGGCCGTCGGACCGCGTGCTGGAAATCGGCTGCGGCGTCGGGCGGATGGCGATCCCGATGGCGGATTACCTCAGCACCGGCGCCTATGAGGGGCTGGATGTCAACCGTCGGGCCGTCCGTTGGTGCCAACGCCACGTCACCCCGCAGTACCCCGATTTCCGGTTCCACTTCGTGGACCTCTACAACCAGCGCTACAACCGGCGGGGGAGCATCCCGGCCGCATCCTTCCGCTTCCCCTATCCCGACGAGGCCTTCGACTTCGTGTTCCTGACCTCGGTGTTCACGCACATGCTGCCGCCGGACCTGCGCCATTACATCGCGGAGATCGCCCGGGTCCTCCGCCCCGGCCGCCGTTGCCTGCTGACCCTGTTCTTGCTGGACGATGTCGCCTCCGGCTTGGTGGCGGCGGGCGGGGGCCTGCCCCGGTTTTCCTTCCCGCTGGACGGAGCGCCGTTCGCCTGCCGGATCGCGGATCGCCGCAATCCGGAAGCGGCCATCGCCTACCCGGAGGCCGATCTTCTGGAATGGCTCTCGGCGGGGGGGCTGCCGGCCGTGCCGCCCATTCACTATGGCACCTGGTCGGGCCGCGCTGACGGCCGCTGGTACCAGGACGTGCTGGTGGTCGAGCGCGTCCAGGACCGGGACCACCGCTGCGCCGCCGCCGATTCCTCGTGTCCGACAGCATGATTTTGAATTAATCCTTCACCCTATATCCGATCACCCATTCACCATCTCTTCCAGCGCAAAGT contains:
- a CDS encoding ATP-binding protein, giving the protein MGKVTLPDWAQGMREIFRAETVSQFILHGNVNDLVPHREDDALRFLTLGDYLAEVLFQPFDVVLFYDRGRGIRLAKGADHFHAFLKVMDKFHGSRYASDAAAGRNPDRALDSPGLLPRSPAQALELIDRFLNGVVAASRNPKAAGPRSVAVVVPFAHFIVPRGESLYLSGEIGANLIKIRNWAEDPAIMGANIATVLVSENLLDLSAYLTDSPASGKIQVPMPGADDIREYVERLVAGEPDFAALCEVDVPTLAAKLVGLNRVQVRNLVLRAVRNQEKLTLKYLTRLKKETIEKESMGRLEFIESRRTLDDVAGHHEAKRWLREDAQLIRRGVANALPMGYLITGRIGTGKTWLVECFAGECGIPMVELKNFREKWVGATEGNLEKIFTILHALGQVMVFVDEADQATGRRGGGEGDSGLSGRVYGMLAKEMADTANRGRIFWIFATSRPDMVEVDLKRQGRLDVHIPLFPPVDPADKRELFLAMARKLRLDLRPEDMPELASDQPVSGNELEGLLVRTVRRHALQSSPVVPPASSPVVPPEGKPIAPPPAGSMKSLAEILRDEVAGFRPSAHTARLEMMDLLAVKECTDDRFLPPRFRELSPEEIDRRLAALTFGGR
- a CDS encoding class I SAM-dependent methyltransferase, with translation MKTRSHGGQRIFPAGRAWIRRSGLLVLDGWDRLRGRRPPLLPPRRLMEDVGWGAFREFGEAFLEQARELGGLRPSDRVLEIGCGVGRMAIPMADYLSTGAYEGLDVNRRAVRWCQRHVTPQYPDFRFHFVDLYNQRYNRRGSIPAASFRFPYPDEAFDFVFLTSVFTHMLPPDLRHYIAEIARVLRPGRRCLLTLFLLDDVASGLVAAGGGLPRFSFPLDGAPFACRIADRRNPEAAIAYPEADLLEWLSAGGLPAVPPIHYGTWSGRADGRWYQDVLVVERVQDRDHRCAAADSSCPTA